In Pseudoxanthobacter soli DSM 19599, a single window of DNA contains:
- the edd gene encoding phosphogluconate dehydratase: MTLHERIGEVTERIARRSHDARARYLERIDKAVSATPKRSKLGCANLAHGFAACGPSDKHDLREGTVPNLAIVTAYNDMLSAHQPYEGYPALIRKAANEVGAVAQVAGGVPAMCDGVTQGEAGMELSLFSRDVIALSTAVALSHQMFDAAVYLGICDKIVPGLVIGALSFGHLPAVFVPAGPMTSGLPNDEKSRIRQLYAEGKVGRDALLEAESQSYHGPGTCTFYGTANSNQMLMEIMGLHLPGSSFVNPNTPLREELTRAAARRALGLTALGNEFTPVGRLFDEKVVVNGVVGLHATGGSTNHTIHLIAMAAAAGITLTWEDFSDLAEAVPLLTRIYPNGKADVNHFQAAGGMGFLIRELIGAGLLHKDVKTVWGTGLDGYAIEPMLDEAGGLTWREAETESRDTAILRGVGEAFQPTGGLKVLKGPLGHAVIKTSAVAHERHVIEAPARVFHSQEELQQAFRAGSLTGDFIAVVRFQGPKANGMPELHKLMPPLGVLQDRGQRVALVTDGRMSGASGKVPAAIHVTPEAVDGGPIAKIQDGDVIRLDAVTGRLEILVEDHIWAQRLPAVADLSTSAFGVGRELFAPLRASVGAADKGATIFSGIAA, from the coding sequence ATGACGCTCCATGAACGTATCGGCGAGGTCACGGAACGCATCGCGCGCCGCAGCCACGATGCCCGGGCGCGCTATCTGGAGCGGATCGACAAGGCCGTCAGCGCCACGCCGAAGCGCAGCAAGCTCGGCTGTGCCAATCTCGCCCACGGCTTCGCGGCGTGCGGCCCTTCGGACAAGCATGACCTGCGCGAAGGCACGGTGCCGAACCTCGCGATCGTCACCGCCTACAACGACATGCTGTCGGCGCATCAGCCCTATGAGGGTTATCCGGCACTGATCCGCAAGGCCGCCAACGAGGTCGGCGCGGTGGCGCAGGTCGCCGGCGGCGTGCCGGCGATGTGCGACGGCGTCACCCAGGGCGAAGCCGGCATGGAGCTGTCGCTGTTCTCGCGTGATGTCATTGCGCTTTCGACCGCGGTGGCGCTGTCGCACCAGATGTTCGATGCCGCCGTCTATCTCGGCATCTGCGACAAGATCGTACCGGGCCTCGTGATCGGCGCCCTCAGCTTCGGACACCTGCCGGCGGTGTTCGTGCCTGCTGGACCGATGACGTCCGGCCTGCCGAACGACGAGAAGTCGCGCATCCGCCAACTCTATGCCGAGGGCAAGGTCGGCCGCGACGCGCTGCTGGAAGCCGAGTCCCAGTCCTATCACGGCCCCGGCACCTGCACGTTCTACGGCACGGCCAACTCCAACCAGATGCTGATGGAGATCATGGGCCTGCACCTGCCGGGCTCGTCGTTCGTCAATCCCAACACGCCGCTTCGCGAGGAACTCACTCGCGCCGCCGCGCGCCGGGCGCTGGGCCTGACTGCGCTTGGCAACGAATTCACGCCGGTCGGCAGGCTGTTCGACGAGAAGGTGGTGGTGAACGGCGTCGTCGGGCTCCACGCCACGGGCGGCTCGACCAACCACACCATCCACCTCATCGCCATGGCCGCGGCGGCCGGCATCACGCTGACCTGGGAGGATTTTTCCGACCTCGCCGAGGCAGTGCCGCTGCTGACGCGCATCTATCCGAACGGCAAGGCGGACGTGAATCACTTCCAGGCCGCAGGCGGCATGGGATTCCTCATTCGCGAACTCATCGGCGCGGGCCTGCTGCACAAGGACGTGAAGACGGTGTGGGGCACGGGCCTCGACGGCTACGCCATCGAGCCGATGCTGGACGAGGCCGGTGGCCTGACGTGGCGCGAGGCGGAGACGGAAAGCCGCGACACCGCCATCCTGCGCGGCGTCGGCGAGGCGTTCCAGCCGACCGGCGGCCTCAAGGTGCTGAAGGGACCGCTCGGCCACGCCGTGATCAAGACCTCGGCCGTGGCACACGAACGCCATGTCATCGAGGCGCCGGCGCGCGTGTTCCACAGTCAGGAAGAGTTGCAGCAGGCATTCCGCGCGGGGTCGCTCACTGGCGATTTCATCGCCGTCGTGCGCTTCCAGGGGCCGAAGGCGAATGGTATGCCTGAGCTGCACAAGCTGATGCCGCCGCTCGGCGTTCTCCAGGACCGCGGCCAGCGGGTCGCGCTCGTCACCGACGGTCGCATGTCCGGCGCGTCCGGCAAGGTCCCGGCGGCGATCCACGTCACGCCGGAGGCCGTAGACGGCGGGCCGATCGCCAAAATCCAGGACGGCGACGTCATCCGGCTCGACGCCGTCACCGGCCGATTGGAAATCCTCGTCGAGGATCACATCTGGGCGCAGCGCCTGCCGGCGGTCGCCGATCTTTCCACCTCGGCGTTCGGCGTCGGGCGCGAACTGTTCGCACCGCTGCGTGCGTCGGTCGGCGCGGCCGACAAGGGCGCCACCATCTTCTCGGGAATTGCCGCATGA
- a CDS encoding MgtC/SapB family protein, translating into MRFIETFEFWSFLDSVMSVTTAFVLGTLIGAERQYRQRVAGLRTNVLVAVGAAAFVDLSMRLTGNDGAVRVISYVVSGVGFLGAGAIMKEGANVRGLNTAATLWGAAAVGACAGADMLAEAVMVTLFVLAGNTLLRPLVNVINSAPLDTRTSEATYAIRVTVADDAAPAVRDRLTRRLADAKFPVGDIETEEVSDTAVDLVATLVATSVDRPALEAVVAAIRREPDVLHVSWELSTGGVE; encoded by the coding sequence ATGCGCTTCATCGAGACGTTCGAGTTCTGGTCCTTCCTCGATTCGGTGATGAGCGTCACGACGGCGTTCGTGCTCGGCACATTGATCGGTGCGGAGCGGCAATATCGCCAGCGCGTCGCCGGCCTGCGCACCAACGTGCTGGTGGCGGTCGGCGCCGCGGCGTTCGTCGATCTCTCCATGCGGCTCACCGGCAACGATGGCGCGGTGCGGGTCATTTCCTATGTCGTGTCCGGCGTCGGCTTTCTCGGTGCCGGTGCGATCATGAAGGAGGGCGCCAACGTCCGCGGCCTCAATACTGCGGCGACGCTGTGGGGCGCGGCGGCGGTCGGCGCCTGCGCCGGTGCGGACATGCTGGCCGAGGCGGTGATGGTCACACTGTTCGTGCTCGCCGGAAACACGCTGCTGAGGCCGCTCGTCAACGTCATCAACAGCGCGCCGCTCGACACCCGGACCTCCGAAGCGACCTATGCCATCCGTGTGACGGTCGCCGACGATGCCGCCCCGGCCGTGCGCGACAGGCTGACCCGACGGCTGGCGGACGCGAAGTTCCCCGTGGGCGATATCGAGACTGAGGAGGTGTCGGATACCGCCGTCGATCTCGTGGCGACTCTGGTGGCGACGTCGGTCGATCGGCCTGCGCTCGAAGCCGTGGTGGCCGCGATCCGCCGCGAGCCCGACGTGCTTCACGTCTCGTGGGAACTGAGTACCGGCGGCGTCGAGTGA
- the eda gene encoding bifunctional 4-hydroxy-2-oxoglutarate aldolase/2-dehydro-3-deoxy-phosphogluconate aldolase: protein MNVLSPAVAAPKTNAGLEPILKLAPVVPVMIIEDLKTAVPLARALVAGGLKALEITLRTPVALEAARLIAAEVEGAEVGIGTVLTAAQLEQCDAIGAKFAVSPGATARLLDAADSAATPLLPGSGTPSESMTLLERGYVFQKFFPAEPSGGAAYIGSLSSPLPAVRFCPTGGVTPEKAKAYLKLKNIICVGGSWMAPKHLIAAGDWAGITALSAEAAALGR, encoded by the coding sequence ATGAACGTTCTGTCCCCCGCCGTCGCCGCGCCGAAGACCAATGCCGGGCTCGAGCCGATCCTGAAGCTCGCGCCCGTCGTGCCGGTGATGATCATCGAGGACCTCAAGACCGCCGTGCCGCTCGCCCGCGCGCTCGTCGCAGGCGGCCTCAAGGCCCTCGAGATCACGCTGCGCACGCCGGTGGCACTGGAGGCCGCGCGCCTCATCGCCGCCGAGGTCGAGGGCGCGGAGGTCGGCATCGGCACGGTGCTGACGGCCGCTCAACTGGAGCAGTGCGACGCCATCGGCGCCAAATTCGCCGTCTCGCCGGGCGCCACGGCGCGCCTGCTCGACGCGGCCGATTCCGCCGCGACGCCGCTGCTGCCGGGTTCGGGCACGCCTTCGGAGTCGATGACGCTGCTGGAGCGCGGTTACGTGTTCCAGAAATTCTTCCCGGCTGAGCCCTCGGGCGGCGCGGCTTATATCGGCTCGCTCTCTTCCCCGCTGCCGGCGGTCCGGTTCTGCCCGACGGGCGGTGTCACGCCCGAGAAGGCGAAGGCTTATCTGAAGCTGAAGAACATCATCTGCGTGGGTGGCTCGTGGATGGCGCCCAAGCACCTGATCGCAGCCGGAGACTGGGCTGGAATCACCGCCTTGTCGGCGGAGGCCGCCGCGCTCGGCCGTTGA
- the zwf gene encoding glucose-6-phosphate dehydrogenase gives MVSRIVEVDPFDIIVFGATGDLSQRKLIPALYHRDQAGQIPADARVIGTSRRPLSNEDFVADARKSVLAHVDPGDIEEEALARFLSRLSYVAVDAAAERGWSDLVAHVGLDPERIRLFYLATSPDFFGPICTNLGKCGLAAGNGRVVIEKPIGKDLDSARRVNAAIGAVFPEDRVYRIDHYLGKETVQNLMALRFANALFEPLWNSAHIDHVQITVAETLGVESRAGYYDTAGALRDMVQNHMLQLLCQVAMEPPRSLAADAVRDEKLKVLTSLKPIDESNADHLTVRGQYRAGASAGGAVGGYLEDLGSSTSNTETFVAIKAEIGNWRWAGVPFYLRTGKRLAARVSEIVVAFKDIPHSMFDETAGRISPNRLVIRLQPDEGVRLWLMIKDPGPGGMRLQYIPLDMSFAKAFNVRNPDAYERLIMDVVRGNQSLFMRRDEVEAAWTWIDPILETWKAHKEAPKGYTSGTWGPTAAVALIERDGRTWHEDDE, from the coding sequence ATGGTTTCGCGTATCGTTGAGGTCGATCCCTTCGACATCATCGTGTTCGGTGCCACCGGGGATCTCTCCCAGCGCAAGCTGATTCCGGCGCTTTATCACCGCGACCAGGCCGGGCAGATCCCCGCGGATGCGCGCGTGATCGGCACCTCGCGCCGGCCGCTGTCGAACGAAGACTTCGTCGCCGACGCCCGCAAGTCGGTGCTCGCCCACGTCGACCCGGGCGACATCGAGGAAGAGGCCCTCGCCCGCTTCCTGTCGCGCCTGTCCTATGTCGCCGTCGATGCGGCAGCGGAGCGGGGCTGGTCGGATCTCGTCGCGCATGTCGGTCTCGATCCCGAGCGCATCCGTCTGTTCTATCTCGCTACCTCGCCCGACTTCTTCGGCCCGATCTGCACCAATCTCGGCAAGTGCGGGCTGGCGGCGGGTAATGGCCGCGTGGTGATCGAGAAGCCGATCGGCAAGGACCTGGATTCGGCCAGGCGGGTCAACGCGGCTATCGGCGCCGTCTTCCCGGAAGATCGCGTCTATCGCATCGATCATTATCTCGGCAAGGAGACGGTGCAGAACCTGATGGCGCTGCGCTTCGCCAACGCGCTGTTCGAGCCCTTGTGGAATTCCGCCCATATCGACCACGTGCAGATCACGGTGGCGGAGACCCTCGGCGTCGAAAGCCGGGCCGGCTACTACGATACCGCCGGCGCGCTGCGCGACATGGTACAGAACCATATGCTGCAGCTGCTCTGCCAGGTGGCGATGGAGCCGCCGCGGTCGCTCGCGGCCGACGCCGTGCGCGACGAGAAGCTGAAGGTGCTGACCTCGCTGAAGCCGATCGACGAAAGCAACGCCGACCACCTCACCGTGCGCGGCCAGTATCGGGCCGGCGCATCGGCTGGCGGTGCGGTCGGCGGTTATCTCGAAGACCTCGGATCTTCGACGAGCAACACCGAGACCTTCGTCGCCATCAAGGCCGAGATCGGCAACTGGCGTTGGGCGGGCGTGCCGTTCTATCTGCGCACCGGCAAGCGCCTCGCCGCGCGCGTCTCCGAGATCGTGGTGGCCTTCAAGGACATCCCGCACTCGATGTTCGACGAGACCGCCGGCCGCATTTCGCCGAACCGGCTCGTCATCCGCTTGCAGCCCGACGAGGGCGTGCGGCTGTGGCTGATGATCAAGGATCCCGGCCCGGGCGGCATGCGGCTGCAATACATTCCGCTCGACATGAGCTTCGCCAAGGCTTTCAACGTCCGCAACCCAGACGCGTACGAGCGGCTGATCATGGACGTGGTGCGCGGCAACCAGTCGCTGTTCATGCGCCGCGACGAGGTGGAGGCCGCCTGGACCTGGATCGATCCGATCCTGGAGACCTGGAAGGCGCACAAGGAGGCGCCGAAGGGCTACACCTCCGGCACCTGGGGCCCGACGGCTGCGGTGGCTCTCATCGAGCGTGATGGCCGCACCTGGCACGAGGACGACGAGTAG
- the pgl gene encoding 6-phosphogluconolactonase: protein MNRLANSDELAATLAADTAAALRAAIAERGVAGLAVSGGRTPERFFGALSHQDLDWSRVTVTLVDERWVPETSPRSNAALVRRALIRNAAAAARFVPLYNGADTPEAGRAALEATVAALPFPFATVVLGMGDDGHTASFFPGGNELAHALDLGSPDRIVTMEADGAGEPRITFSLAALLHTDRLVLHIEGAGKLAVLEKAEAEGPAEEMPIRAILRQKRVPLNIYWCP from the coding sequence ATGAACCGTCTGGCGAATTCCGACGAACTGGCGGCGACGCTCGCGGCCGACACGGCGGCGGCCCTGCGCGCCGCGATTGCCGAACGCGGCGTAGCCGGCCTCGCCGTTTCCGGCGGCCGCACGCCCGAGCGCTTTTTCGGTGCGCTGTCGCACCAGGACCTCGACTGGTCGCGGGTGACGGTCACGCTCGTCGACGAGCGCTGGGTGCCTGAAACCTCGCCGCGCTCCAACGCCGCCCTGGTCCGCCGTGCGCTGATCCGCAACGCTGCCGCCGCCGCGCGCTTCGTGCCGCTCTATAACGGCGCGGACACCCCGGAAGCCGGCCGGGCTGCGCTGGAAGCAACAGTGGCAGCGCTGCCATTTCCGTTCGCAACTGTCGTGCTCGGCATGGGCGACGACGGCCACACCGCCTCGTTCTTCCCGGGCGGCAACGAACTCGCTCATGCGCTCGACCTCGGCTCGCCCGACAGGATCGTGACGATGGAGGCCGATGGTGCCGGCGAGCCGCGCATCACCTTCTCCCTTGCGGCGCTTCTGCACACCGACCGGCTGGTGCTGCACATCGAGGGAGCAGGCAAGCTCGCTGTGCTGGAGAAGGCCGAGGCCGAAGGTCCCGCCGAAGAGATGCCGATCCGGGCCATTCTGCGCCAGAAGCGGGTGCCGCTGAACATCTATTGGTGCCCCTGA
- a CDS encoding PQQ-dependent sugar dehydrogenase, which translates to MKALIAIGTAAFVALGAPATPLRAAEQPADTADPIPEAEEGDFNLVTVAAPLANPWSVAFLPDGRPIVTERPGRLNIVEGVGGKITPVSGVPEVFVAGHGGLLDVHLDPQFEKNKTLYLSYTWGHRAASTLRVARAKLDGDKLTNVEVIYESWPPLPGIENFGGRITIDKDNYLFLSVGDRFDLSKPQDLGSSWGKIIRIKTDGAIPTDNPFVGVPGARKEIWAYGVRNPQGLTFDPDTGKLWEIEHGPQGGDELNIIEPGRNYGWPVITYGIGYDNKPIGIGTEAKGMEQPIYYWKPSIATSGLAIYKTGPFPQWKNTIWVGGLASEILDQLKMNGERVAQEHRFLEGEIGRIRDVRVGPEGFLYLTTDLEDGGLYRIEPKANPGEQSSENDTPATNAAAPAK; encoded by the coding sequence GTGAAGGCCTTGATAGCCATCGGCACCGCCGCCTTCGTCGCGCTGGGGGCGCCTGCAACTCCTTTGAGGGCCGCCGAGCAGCCGGCCGACACCGCCGATCCGATCCCGGAGGCGGAAGAGGGCGATTTCAATCTCGTCACCGTGGCGGCGCCGCTCGCCAACCCCTGGTCCGTCGCGTTTCTTCCCGACGGACGTCCCATCGTCACTGAACGGCCCGGGCGGTTGAACATCGTCGAGGGCGTCGGCGGCAAGATCACCCCGGTTTCGGGCGTGCCGGAGGTGTTCGTCGCCGGCCACGGCGGCCTGCTCGACGTTCATCTCGACCCGCAGTTCGAGAAGAACAAGACGCTCTATCTGTCTTACACCTGGGGGCACCGCGCCGCTTCGACGCTGCGCGTCGCGCGCGCCAAGCTCGACGGCGACAAGCTCACCAACGTCGAGGTGATCTACGAGTCCTGGCCGCCGTTGCCCGGTATCGAAAATTTCGGCGGGCGGATCACGATCGACAAGGACAACTATCTTTTCCTGAGCGTCGGCGACCGTTTCGACCTTTCGAAGCCGCAGGATCTCGGCTCGTCCTGGGGCAAGATCATCCGCATCAAGACCGACGGCGCCATTCCGACCGACAACCCGTTCGTCGGCGTGCCCGGCGCGCGCAAGGAGATCTGGGCCTACGGCGTGCGCAACCCGCAGGGCCTGACCTTCGATCCCGACACCGGCAAGCTCTGGGAGATCGAGCACGGTCCGCAGGGCGGTGACGAGCTGAACATCATCGAGCCCGGCCGGAACTATGGGTGGCCGGTCATCACCTACGGCATCGGCTACGACAACAAGCCGATCGGCATCGGCACCGAGGCCAAGGGCATGGAGCAGCCGATCTACTACTGGAAGCCCTCGATCGCCACCTCCGGGCTTGCGATCTACAAGACCGGCCCCTTCCCGCAGTGGAAGAACACCATCTGGGTTGGCGGTCTGGCGAGCGAGATTCTCGACCAGCTCAAGATGAACGGGGAGCGCGTCGCGCAGGAGCACCGCTTCCTGGAAGGCGAGATCGGCCGGATCCGGGACGTTCGCGTCGGCCCCGAGGGGTTCCTCTACCTCACCACCGATCTGGAGGACGGCGGCCTGTATCGCATTGAGCCCAAAGCGAACCCGGGTGAGCAGTCTTCCGAGAACGACACGCCCGCGACGAACGCGGCCGCGCCCGCGAAGTAG